One Streptomyces sp. NBC_00554 DNA segment encodes these proteins:
- a CDS encoding GNAT family N-acetyltransferase, producing MTEVYLRGLSRWQAEQQRDAVADVHVTAYDGVAGAEYRDRQGFLRRFEQHVQQPGFDMTVADGGGLVGCAYGFRLARTGEWWSGFRGDLPKEIEELAVSGRTFRLAGLMVLPAHRRQGIATRLSERLLFRLGADLVVAAVERPEGYTRENAGASTLHAWGWSKLGELGPGASTPGRETAARDVWIRRPLR from the coding sequence ATGACCGAGGTGTACTTGCGCGGGCTGTCGCGGTGGCAGGCCGAGCAGCAGCGGGACGCCGTCGCGGACGTCCATGTCACGGCGTACGACGGTGTGGCGGGTGCCGAGTACCGCGACCGCCAGGGCTTTCTGCGCCGGTTCGAACAGCATGTGCAGCAGCCCGGTTTCGACATGACGGTCGCCGACGGGGGAGGTCTTGTCGGCTGCGCCTACGGGTTCCGGCTCGCCCGTACCGGCGAGTGGTGGTCGGGATTCCGGGGCGACCTGCCGAAGGAGATCGAGGAACTCGCCGTCTCCGGGCGGACGTTCCGGCTGGCCGGCCTGATGGTGCTGCCGGCCCACCGCCGCCAGGGCATCGCGACACGGCTGAGCGAGCGGCTGCTGTTCCGTCTCGGTGCGGACCTCGTCGTCGCCGCCGTGGAGCGTCCCGAGGGCTACACCCGTGAGAACGCGGGGGCGAGCACCCTGCACGCCTGGGGCTGGTCGAAACTCGGCGAACTCGGCCCCGGTGCCTCAACTCCCGGGCGGGAAACCGCTGCTCGGGATGTGTGGATCCGCAGACCGCTGCGGTGA
- a CDS encoding DUF5994 family protein, with translation MATAVQPLPSQPLARLSLPPHSTLPRRVDGAWWPRSRDLLVELPLLIGELPRAWGQITGVSVNSEMWHASPGRMLVANHVVRLHRTSGPHGRHVLRLLSGQGRGRRDLLVVPPELVAADAEPLMAAVAAAEAGGARSPR, from the coding sequence ATGGCCACCGCCGTCCAGCCGCTGCCCTCCCAGCCCCTCGCCCGCCTGAGCCTCCCGCCGCACAGCACCCTGCCCCGGCGCGTCGACGGGGCATGGTGGCCCCGCTCGCGCGACCTTCTGGTCGAACTCCCGCTGCTGATAGGCGAGTTGCCCCGTGCGTGGGGTCAGATCACCGGCGTGTCCGTGAACTCGGAGATGTGGCACGCCTCGCCCGGGCGGATGCTCGTCGCCAACCATGTCGTACGGCTGCACAGGACCTCCGGGCCGCACGGCCGCCACGTCCTGCGCCTGCTCAGCGGCCAGGGCAGGGGCCGCCGTGACCTGCTGGTCGTACCGCCGGAGCTCGTCGCGGCGGACGCGGAGCCGCTGATGGCGGCCGTGGCGGCTGCCGAGGCCGGCGGCGCCCGCTCGCCTCGCTGA
- a CDS encoding STAS domain-containing protein, giving the protein MSPHPDAHDPRHPYDHHDPHDECRTVRADGELDLTTAPDFTRDLEDVRHGTGRLFLVVDLSRVTFMDGSVLDPLCAAWDDCRERRGWARVVYTRPGIGLVLRAASVDERFPRYATAHDARRGVAAEPLKEYSAAGDLPA; this is encoded by the coding sequence ATGAGCCCGCATCCCGATGCGCACGACCCGCGCCACCCCTACGACCATCACGACCCGCACGACGAGTGCCGTACGGTCCGCGCCGACGGCGAGCTGGATCTGACGACCGCGCCGGACTTCACCCGCGACCTCGAAGACGTCCGCCACGGCACCGGGCGGCTCTTCCTCGTCGTCGACCTGAGCCGCGTCACGTTCATGGACGGCAGCGTCCTGGACCCGCTGTGCGCGGCGTGGGACGACTGCCGGGAGCGGCGCGGGTGGGCGCGCGTCGTCTACACCCGGCCGGGCATAGGTCTGGTGCTCCGCGCTGCCTCCGTCGACGAGCGGTTCCCCCGGTACGCGACCGCCCACGACGCCCGGCGCGGAGTCGCCGCCGAACCCCTGAAGGAGTACAGCGCGGCGGGAGACCTGCCCGCGTAG
- a CDS encoding ANTAR domain-containing protein gives MADVLRSLRLGGRGNPAEACARALRAEGVALSLLVGDGRTPEPLWCHPEVSARFEELQFTLGEGPGPDAVRTGTPVTEPDLDRVRPDRWPALLPSARELGVHGVSCFPLSIGAIRIGVLTMLSDGDRRISEQQWTDATALAGALTGAFLNGDRRGDGGYAPGPGTFLAWPTGLHRAKVHQATGMISVQAGVSMADAMLRLRAFAYSSERPLGEVADDVVARRLRFDDDMDDMSGPFSPDGGEG, from the coding sequence ATGGCCGACGTTCTGCGGTCGTTGCGCCTCGGCGGGCGCGGGAATCCTGCCGAGGCGTGCGCGCGGGCGCTGCGCGCCGAAGGCGTCGCGCTGTCGCTCCTCGTGGGCGACGGCCGGACACCCGAGCCGCTCTGGTGCCACCCCGAGGTGAGCGCCCGTTTCGAGGAACTCCAGTTCACACTGGGCGAGGGGCCGGGCCCGGACGCGGTCCGCACCGGCACCCCCGTCACGGAGCCGGACCTGGACCGGGTACGCCCCGACCGCTGGCCCGCGCTGCTTCCGTCGGCGCGGGAGCTGGGCGTACACGGTGTGAGCTGCTTCCCGCTGAGCATCGGGGCCATCCGGATCGGCGTACTGACCATGCTGAGCGACGGGGACCGGCGGATCAGCGAGCAGCAGTGGACGGATGCCACGGCCCTGGCCGGCGCGCTGACCGGCGCGTTCCTCAACGGGGACCGTCGGGGGGACGGCGGATACGCACCGGGTCCCGGCACGTTCCTGGCGTGGCCGACGGGGCTCCACAGGGCGAAGGTGCACCAGGCCACGGGCATGATCAGTGTCCAGGCCGGGGTGTCCATGGCGGACGCCATGCTGCGCCTGCGGGCCTTCGCCTACAGCAGTGAGCGTCCCCTCGGGGAGGTGGCCGACGACGTGGTCGCCCGCAGGCTCCGTTTCGACGACGATATGGACGACATGAGCGGGCCTTTTTCGCCCGACGGTGGAGAGGGATGA
- a CDS encoding GAF domain-containing protein — protein MIGMARERRLVEIFVEVADSLVEDFDVLDLLQRLSTRCVELLKVSAAGILLVDAHGELQLIAASDEHTRLLELFALQHDQGPCVECYRTGAARTNIDLSRPDVTADWPRFAARARETGYVMTHAIPLRLRHRVVGALNLFQTTPHRLGDDDIALAQALADVATIAILQQRTLEQSHIEKSQLENALTSRILVEQVKGVLAERWNTSVDDAFAAFRSYARARQLRLSDLAALIIAGDFDTADIPAPAVPGQ, from the coding sequence ATGATCGGAATGGCCCGCGAACGACGCCTGGTGGAGATCTTCGTGGAGGTGGCGGACTCCCTCGTCGAGGACTTCGACGTCCTCGATCTGCTGCAACGGCTGTCCACCCGCTGCGTGGAACTGCTGAAGGTGTCGGCGGCCGGGATCCTGCTCGTCGACGCACACGGCGAACTGCAGCTGATCGCCGCGTCGGACGAACACACGCGTCTGCTGGAGCTGTTCGCGCTCCAGCACGACCAGGGCCCGTGCGTCGAGTGCTACCGCACCGGTGCGGCCCGGACGAACATAGACCTGTCGCGCCCGGACGTGACGGCGGACTGGCCGCGCTTCGCCGCACGCGCGCGGGAGACGGGTTACGTGATGACCCACGCGATTCCGCTGCGCCTGCGCCACCGTGTCGTCGGCGCCCTCAACCTCTTCCAGACCACGCCCCACCGCCTCGGCGACGACGACATCGCGCTCGCCCAGGCGCTGGCCGACGTGGCCACCATCGCGATCCTCCAGCAGCGCACGCTGGAGCAGTCGCACATCGAGAAGAGCCAGCTGGAGAACGCGCTGACCAGCCGCATCCTGGTCGAACAGGTCAAGGGCGTACTGGCGGAGCGCTGGAACACCTCGGTGGACGACGCCTTCGCCGCGTTCCGCTCGTACGCGCGCGCACGACAGCTGCGGCTGTCGGACCTCGCCGCGCTGATCATCGCCGGCGACTTCGACACCGCGGACATCCCGGCGCCGGCCGTCCCCGGCCAGTGA
- a CDS encoding metallophosphoesterase: MDDDVTLHGPAGWEGSPRRYGPVARVAVLSDIHANVPAFEAVLAEPDVAAADFVVLNGDLTWGPQPQETYELIAALGDRALCVRGNCDRYAAEIGTGVRLADTPRQQWIADRHSPEALGFLTRVPFGVVVEIDGLGPVHFCHGSPRSDHELVTPATPSERFARLSAAIDARVLVTGHSHLQFDRAVAGLRSVNPGSVGQPYHSGEPGTAHWALLGPDVRLRTTRYEVSDAVARAHRAADPDADRYVAALLTPPTPEEIVEEAESLVFVN, translated from the coding sequence ATGGACGACGACGTCACCCTGCACGGCCCGGCGGGCTGGGAAGGATCCCCGCGCCGGTACGGCCCGGTCGCGCGGGTCGCCGTGCTCTCCGACATCCACGCCAACGTCCCCGCCTTTGAAGCGGTGCTCGCCGAACCGGACGTCGCCGCCGCCGACTTCGTCGTACTCAACGGTGATCTGACCTGGGGACCGCAGCCGCAGGAGACGTACGAACTGATCGCCGCGCTCGGCGACCGGGCCCTGTGCGTGCGGGGCAACTGCGACCGCTACGCCGCCGAGATCGGCACCGGCGTACGCCTGGCCGACACCCCGCGCCAGCAGTGGATCGCCGACCGGCACTCGCCCGAGGCCCTCGGCTTCCTCACGCGCGTGCCCTTCGGAGTCGTCGTCGAGATCGACGGACTGGGCCCGGTGCACTTCTGCCACGGCTCCCCGCGCAGCGACCACGAACTGGTCACGCCCGCAACGCCGTCCGAGCGGTTCGCGCGGCTGTCCGCGGCGATCGACGCACGCGTCCTGGTCACCGGCCACTCGCACCTCCAGTTCGACCGCGCGGTGGCCGGCCTGCGCAGCGTCAACCCGGGAAGCGTCGGGCAGCCGTACCACTCGGGCGAGCCGGGCACCGCGCACTGGGCGCTCCTCGGCCCCGACGTCCGGCTCAGGACCACCCGTTACGAGGTCTCGGACGCCGTCGCCCGCGCGCATCGGGCGGCCGACCCGGACGCGGATCGCTATGTCGCCGCCCTGCTCACTCCGCCGACTCCCGAGGAGATCGTCGAAGAGGCGGAGAGCCTGGTCTTCGTGAATTGA